One window of the Paenibacillus beijingensis genome contains the following:
- the proC gene encoding pyrroline-5-carboxylate reductase, with the protein MTINSITEADSVQRTGVSGLSLVFYGAGSMAEAIVKGLLHKRLTTPGQIGMFNRSNAERLEQLRNQYGVYTALEQSDKEKMLQSADIIFLAIKPKDAAESLRTLAPLLNGRQMIVSLIAGLPIRTIERLLGQTVPVIRTMPNTSATVGLGATGLSFSDAVSAHQRDLAEELFRAVGMTAVVEEPQLDAVTAVSGSGPAYIYYMMETMMAAGQKLGLSPQAARELTLQTVLGAAHMVIETGEEPAELRRKVTSPNGTTQAAIETLESHRFSEAFMHAMERCMNRARELGAEIERSAGE; encoded by the coding sequence ATGACTATAAATTCCATAACCGAAGCGGACTCGGTACAGAGAACGGGTGTTTCCGGTCTCAGCCTCGTCTTCTACGGAGCGGGATCGATGGCGGAGGCGATTGTGAAAGGGCTGCTTCATAAGCGACTGACAACGCCCGGTCAAATCGGCATGTTTAACCGGAGCAACGCCGAGCGGCTGGAACAGCTGCGGAACCAATACGGCGTATATACGGCTTTGGAGCAAAGTGACAAAGAAAAAATGCTGCAAAGCGCCGATATCATCTTCCTGGCCATAAAACCGAAGGACGCGGCGGAATCGCTCCGCACGCTGGCTCCTCTTCTGAACGGCCGCCAAATGATCGTTTCGCTCATCGCCGGATTACCAATCCGGACCATTGAACGGCTCCTTGGGCAAACCGTGCCTGTTATCCGCACGATGCCCAATACGAGCGCAACAGTTGGCTTGGGGGCGACCGGCCTTTCATTTTCGGATGCGGTAAGCGCACATCAGCGCGATCTGGCCGAAGAGCTGTTCCGGGCCGTCGGAATGACGGCAGTCGTCGAAGAGCCGCAGCTCGATGCGGTTACCGCCGTATCGGGCAGCGGTCCGGCTTATATTTACTATATGATGGAGACGATGATGGCTGCGGGTCAGAAGCTCGGCCTTTCGCCGCAGGCGGCGCGCGAACTGACGCTTCAAACGGTGCTCGGCGCGGCGCATATGGTGATCGAAACCGGCGAAGAGCCGGCGGAGCTGCGCCGCAAAGTGACGTCGCCGAACGGTACGACCCAGGCTGCGATCGAGACGCTTGAATCGCACCGCTTCTCCGAAGCTTTCATGCATGCGATGGAACGGTGCATGAACAGAGCCCGCGAATTGGGAGCTGAAATTGAAAGGAGCGCCGGTGAATGA
- a CDS encoding glutamate-5-semialdehyde dehydrogenase, producing MSVTTNEVRDKAKLARSAAEEMNLLTTEQKNEALAAMADALIANTAAIISANELDLKRGKEQGTPASLLDRLALNPARIEGIAEGLRQIIALPDPVGDNLETIERPNGLHIEKIRVPLGVIGIIYEARPNVTVDAAGLCLKTGNAVVLRGGSAALLTNRTVVDVLRTALSATAVPKEALQLIEDPSRASVDTMLKLNGLLDVIIPRGGASLIRNVVENATVPVIETGAGICHTFIDESADYRMASDIAFNAKVQRPSVCNSMETLLVHCAFAASHLRKLADRMLEAGVALKGCAETLRIVPEASLATDADYATEYNDYVLNIRIVSGIDEALRHIRRFGTKHSECIVTEDAANADRFLRDTDAAAVYHNASTRFTDGFEFGFGAEIGISTQKLHARGPMGLPALTSTKYIVKGSGQIRQ from the coding sequence ATGAGCGTAACGACGAACGAAGTGCGCGACAAAGCGAAGCTCGCGCGATCAGCCGCAGAAGAGATGAACCTGCTGACAACGGAGCAAAAAAACGAGGCGCTCGCCGCCATGGCCGACGCCTTGATTGCGAATACCGCCGCCATTATCAGCGCCAATGAACTCGATCTTAAGCGGGGCAAGGAACAAGGAACGCCGGCTTCCCTGCTCGACAGATTGGCCCTTAATCCGGCGCGCATCGAAGGTATTGCCGAAGGATTGCGCCAGATTATCGCACTGCCCGATCCGGTTGGCGACAATCTGGAAACGATTGAACGTCCGAACGGACTGCATATTGAGAAAATCCGCGTTCCGCTCGGCGTCATCGGCATTATTTACGAGGCGCGCCCGAACGTGACGGTCGACGCAGCGGGACTTTGCCTCAAGACAGGCAACGCCGTCGTCCTGCGCGGCGGGTCGGCGGCACTGCTGACGAACCGCACCGTTGTCGACGTGCTGCGCACCGCCCTGTCGGCAACCGCCGTTCCGAAGGAAGCGCTGCAGCTGATCGAGGATCCGAGCCGCGCTTCGGTCGACACGATGCTCAAGCTGAACGGACTGCTGGACGTCATCATTCCGCGCGGCGGCGCCTCCCTGATCCGCAACGTCGTGGAAAATGCGACCGTGCCCGTCATCGAAACGGGTGCCGGCATTTGCCATACGTTCATCGACGAAAGCGCCGATTACCGGATGGCTTCGGATATCGCGTTCAATGCGAAAGTGCAGCGGCCTTCCGTATGCAACTCGATGGAAACGCTGCTCGTGCATTGCGCCTTCGCCGCTTCCCACTTGCGGAAGCTGGCGGACCGGATGCTGGAGGCCGGTGTGGCGCTCAAAGGATGTGCGGAAACACTCCGGATCGTGCCGGAAGCTTCGCTCGCAACGGATGCCGATTATGCGACGGAGTATAACGATTACGTTCTGAACATCCGGATCGTCAGCGGCATCGACGAGGCGCTGCGGCATATCCGCAGGTTCGGCACGAAGCATTCGGAATGCATCGTCACCGAAGACGCGGCGAATGCCGACCGCTTTCTGCGCGACACCGATGCGGCGGCGGTTTACCATAATGCGTCCACCCGCTTTACGGACGGGTTCGAATTCGGATTCGGTGCGGAAATCGGCATCAGCACCCAGAAGCTGCATGCGCGCGGCCCTATGGGGCTGCCGGCGTTAACAAGCACCAAATATATCGTTAAAGGCAGCGGGCAAATCAGACAATAA
- a CDS encoding 2,3-diketo-5-methylthiopentyl-1-phosphate enolase yields the protein MSERLNGYCTATYRCYDDKADFHKKALSIAVGLTVGSWTDLPEARKAEMEKHLGRVVSVEVHETDRPGERYADIRIAYPDINFSRDIPALLVTIFGKLSMDGRIKLTDIDVSGDFLTAFPGPKFGLEGVRELLGVHDRPLLMSIFKSVIGHDLDGLQEQFYKQALGGVDLIKDDEILFENPLTPLEKRVETCMEAARRASAQTGQKLLYAVNLTGPASKLAAQARKAISAGANALLLNVLAYGYDTLHELSSDPEVNIPIAAHPALAGALYPSPHYGIAAPVLLGKLMRLAGADLVLFPSPYGSVVMPKEENMAVKEALLHPLSTLRTSFPVPSAGIHPGLVPLILRDFGSDVVVNAGGGIHGHPLGTAAGGEAFRQAIAAALKGVPLAEAAGEPGHEPLRAAIDAWGVKEA from the coding sequence ATGAGCGAGCGATTGAACGGATATTGCACCGCAACATACCGCTGCTACGACGATAAAGCCGATTTTCATAAAAAAGCGCTGTCGATCGCCGTCGGACTGACGGTCGGCAGCTGGACCGACCTTCCGGAAGCGCGCAAAGCGGAGATGGAAAAACATTTGGGCCGCGTCGTTTCCGTGGAAGTGCACGAAACGGACCGTCCGGGAGAGCGTTATGCGGACATCCGCATCGCGTATCCCGACATCAACTTCAGCCGCGATATTCCGGCGCTGCTCGTCACCATATTCGGCAAACTGTCGATGGACGGACGGATCAAATTGACCGACATCGACGTCTCGGGCGATTTTCTGACCGCTTTTCCGGGTCCGAAGTTCGGCCTGGAAGGTGTTCGGGAGCTGCTTGGCGTGCACGACCGTCCGCTGCTGATGAGCATTTTCAAATCGGTCATCGGCCATGATCTCGACGGGCTGCAAGAGCAGTTTTACAAGCAGGCGCTCGGCGGCGTCGATCTGATCAAAGATGACGAGATTTTGTTCGAAAATCCGCTTACCCCGCTCGAGAAACGGGTTGAAACGTGCATGGAAGCGGCGCGGCGCGCGTCCGCACAGACCGGACAAAAGCTGCTCTACGCGGTCAACCTGACCGGTCCGGCTTCCAAGCTGGCTGCGCAGGCGCGCAAAGCGATCTCAGCCGGTGCTAACGCGCTGCTGCTCAACGTGCTCGCTTACGGCTACGATACGCTGCATGAGCTGAGCAGCGACCCGGAAGTCAACATCCCGATCGCCGCGCATCCGGCGCTTGCCGGCGCGCTCTACCCTTCGCCGCATTACGGCATCGCCGCACCGGTGCTGCTCGGCAAGCTAATGCGGCTCGCGGGAGCCGATCTCGTGCTGTTCCCTTCCCCTTACGGCTCCGTCGTCATGCCGAAAGAGGAAAATATGGCCGTCAAAGAAGCGCTGCTTCATCCGCTGTCAACGTTGCGGACAAGCTTCCCGGTTCCTTCCGCCGGCATTCATCCGGGACTTGTGCCGCTCATTTTGCGCGACTTCGGATCGGACGTTGTCGTCAACGCCGGCGGCGGCATTCACGGCCATCCGCTCGGTACCGCAGCCGGCGGCGAGGCGTTCCGCCAGGCCATCGCGGCCGCTTTGAAAGGC